The nucleotide sequence TTACGGCTATTGTGAATCATGTCTGAAACAGGGACAGGAATGTCAGTGAAAAGCGAGGGAACCTGCACAGCATTTGGAGGTGCAAGTTGAAAAAAGAACATAATTCAAAATTGAAAATCATTCCTTTAGGCGGACTGGAGCAGATTGGAATGAACATTACTGCCTTTGAATACGAAGACAGTATTATTGTGGTGGACTGCGGTCTGTCTTTTCCGGAAAATGATATGCTGGGTATTGACCTGGTAATTCCGGATGTTACCTATCTGAAGAATAATATCGAGAAAGTAAAAGGATTTTTTATTACCCATGGCCATGAAGACCATATCGGGGCCATTCCTTATATTCTGCGGGATATTAACGTGCCCATTTATGCAACAAAGCTGACCATCGGTATTATAGATAATAAGCTGCGGGAGCATAATATGCTTTCCAAAGTAAAGCGTAAGGTGGTAAAATACGGACAGCATATCAATCTGGGCTGTTTCCGGGTGGAATTTATCAGGACCAATCACAGTATTCAGGACGCTGCGGCCCTGGCCATCTATTCGCCGGCAGGAATTGTGGTGCATACGGGAGACTTTAAGGTGGACTACACGCCGGTATTCGGCGATGCCATTGACTTGCAGCGGTTTGGCGAAATCGGCAAGAAGGGCGTGCTGGCGCTGATGTGCGACAGTACCAATGCGGAACGGCCGGGCTTTACCAATTCGGAACGCACGGTGGGAAAGACCTTTGACAATATTTTTGCGGATCACTCCAATACCAGAATCATCATTGCCACGTTTGCTTCCAATGTGGACCGTGTACAGCAGATTATCAATTCTGCTTATAAATTCGGGCGTAAGGTTGTGGTGGAAGGCCGCAGTATGGTAAATATCATTACTACAGCTACGGAGCTTGGGTATCTGCAGATACCGGAGCATACACTGATAGATATTGAGCAGCTGAAGAATTATCCCGATGAACAGACGGTGCTGATTACTACCGGAAGTCAGGGAGAGTCTATGGCGGCATTGTCCCGTATGGCAGCAAGCCTTCATAAGAAAGTCACCATTAAGCCGGGAGATACCATTATATTCAGCTCCAATCCCATACCGGGAAATGAAAAGGCTGTGTCCAACGTCATCAATGAACTGTTCCGCAAAGGGGCGGAGGTGATTTTCCAGGACGCTCATGTGTCCGGACACGCCTGCCGGGAGGAAATCAAGCTGATTTATTCTCTGGTGAAACCAAGATATGCAATTCCGGTTCACGGAGAGTACAGGCATCTGCGGGCACAGGCTACTATTGCGGAAGAACTGGGTTTCAAAAAAGAGGACATCTTTATCCTTTCTTCCGGAAATGTACTGGAATTGGATGAAAAGGGCGCGGAGATTACAGGACAGGTTCCGGTGGGCTCTATTCTGGTGGATGGCCTCGGCGTGGGCGATGTGGGAAATATTGTGCTCAGAGACAGGCAACATCTGGCAGAAGACGGAATTATCATTGTGGTGATGACCCTGGAGTCCGGAAGCGGCCAGGTACTGGCGGGACCGGATATTGTCAGCCGGGGCTTTGTGTATGTGAGAGGTGCGGAAAGCCTGATGGATGAGGCGAAGAAGGTACTGGACGGGGCCATGGAATACTGTATGGAGCGGAATATTACAGACTGGGGTAAGATTAAGACGGAAATCAAGGATGAACTGGGAGAATTTGTCTGGAAAAAAACCAAACGGAGGCCCATGATCATGCCGATTATTATGGAAGTCTGATGGTTCATGTCGGAGGTTCAGGATGGATCGGATAATAGAGAAAAATCTGGAAGCACTGGTGTATGCGGTGAAGAACAGTCCGGAATATGCGGAATACCAGAGAATACGGGAACTGGTTCATGCAGATCCGGAAAAAGAAAAAGCAATCCATGAATTCCGGAGAAGGAATTTTGAGTTGCATATGCGCAGGGATGTGGATTTATTTACTGAAACAGACCGTCTGGAACGGGAATTTGCACCGCTGCGGGCGGAGCCTTATGTAAACGAATATCTGGCAGCGGAACTTGCAGTATGCCGTATGGTACAGCATATCAATTACCGTCTGATGGAAGAAATTGAGTTTGATCTTGGGTTTGAGTAATTTCAGCCGGAGAAAAGGGGAATGTCATGAGAAGCAGCAAGGTGGTACTGAGTATATTAAACAGTATGTTGAGTATACTGCTCCTGATACTGATTCTGTTTGTGGTGTTAAAGGCGGGAAACGCCGCCTATGATATGGGATACCGGGTTTTTACGGAGCCGGCTGTGGACAGGGAACCGGGAAGAGATATTTCAGTGCGTTATTATAATGGAATGTCCGTCACAGAGCTTGGAAGCCTGCTGGAAGAAAAGGGAGTGGTGGACAGCGGAATACTGTTTGCCATACAGCTTGGCCTTTCTTCTAAGGGAGATAAAATCAAACCGGGCAAATATACGCTGAATACTTCTCAGACTCCGGAAGAACTGATACAGGTACTGACAGGAGAGGAGACAGAGGAAAAAGAAGAATGATAGTGGAAGAACGTCTTGTTACTTACATCAATTCCCTGGACAGAGGAACGGAGGGGCTGCTGGCGGAGATAGAAGAGGAAGCCCGCCGCGCCTGTGTGCCTGTCATTCGAAAGGAAACCCAGAACCTTCTGAAACTGCTGCTGGCCATGAACCGGCCGGGACGTATTCTGGAGGTGGGGACTGCAGTGGGATTTTCCGCGCTGCTGATGGAATCATGCAATCCGGTGCCCTGTGAAATTACCACCATAGAAAATTATGAAAAAAGAATTCCTGTTGCAAAAGCAAATTTTCTGCGCGCAGGGAAACAGAATGTGATAAAATTGTCAGAGGGAGACGCCGCCCGGATTCTGAAAGAACTGACAGGCAGTTATGACTTTATTTTTATGGATGCTGCAAAGGCACAGTATATTCATTTCCTTCCGGAGGTGATGCGCCTGCTGAGTCCGGGAGGCGTGCTGGTATCCGACAATGTGCTGCAGGACGGTGATATTATCCAGTCGCGTTTTGCGGTTACGAGAAGAAACCGCACCATACATAAGCGGATGCGGGATTATCTCTATGAGCTGACCCATATGGAAGGCCTTACCACTTCCATACTGCCCATTGGCGATGGGGTGACAGTCAGCGTAAAGGAGGAGAGCAATGAGCAGGAAAAAACCGGAACTGCTGGTGCCGGCCAGCAGCCTTGAAGTCTTAAAGGTGGCTGTGATGTTCGGTGCGGATGCGGTGTATATCGGCGGAGAAATGTTCGGCCTGCGGGCGAAAGCCAGGAACTTTTCCATGGAAGACATGGAAAAGGGGATTGCATTCGCCCATGAACATGGCGTAAAAGTATATGTGACAGCCAATATCCTGGCTCACAATTATGATCTGGAAGGAATCCGGGCATACTTTACAGAACTTAAATCTTTGAAGCCGGATGCTCTGATTATTTCCGACCCCGGCGTATTTACCATTGCCGGAGAACTGTGTCCGGAACTGGAAATTCACATTTCCACACAGGCCAATAATACCAATTATGAGACGTATCGGTTCTGGCATGGACTTGGGGCAAAACGTGTGGTTTCTGCCAGAGAGCTGTCTTTGCAGGAGATTTCGGAAATCCGGAAAAAAATACCGGAAGACATGGAGATTGAAACCTTTATTCACGGAGC is from Lachnospiraceae bacterium JLR.KK002 and encodes:
- a CDS encoding O-methyltransferase, with the protein product MIVEERLVTYINSLDRGTEGLLAEIEEEARRACVPVIRKETQNLLKLLLAMNRPGRILEVGTAVGFSALLMESCNPVPCEITTIENYEKRIPVAKANFLRAGKQNVIKLSEGDAARILKELTGSYDFIFMDAAKAQYIHFLPEVMRLLSPGGVLVSDNVLQDGDIIQSRFAVTRRNRTIHKRMRDYLYELTHMEGLTTSILPIGDGVTVSVKEESNEQEKTGTAGAGQQP
- a CDS encoding aminodeoxychorismate lyase, producing MRSSKVVLSILNSMLSILLLILILFVVLKAGNAAYDMGYRVFTEPAVDREPGRDISVRYYNGMSVTELGSLLEEKGVVDSGILFAIQLGLSSKGDKIKPGKYTLNTSQTPEELIQVLTGEETEEKEE
- a CDS encoding ribonuclease J is translated as MKKEHNSKLKIIPLGGLEQIGMNITAFEYEDSIIVVDCGLSFPENDMLGIDLVIPDVTYLKNNIEKVKGFFITHGHEDHIGAIPYILRDINVPIYATKLTIGIIDNKLREHNMLSKVKRKVVKYGQHINLGCFRVEFIRTNHSIQDAAALAIYSPAGIVVHTGDFKVDYTPVFGDAIDLQRFGEIGKKGVLALMCDSTNAERPGFTNSERTVGKTFDNIFADHSNTRIIIATFASNVDRVQQIINSAYKFGRKVVVEGRSMVNIITTATELGYLQIPEHTLIDIEQLKNYPDEQTVLITTGSQGESMAALSRMAASLHKKVTIKPGDTIIFSSNPIPGNEKAVSNVINELFRKGAEVIFQDAHVSGHACREEIKLIYSLVKPRYAIPVHGEYRHLRAQATIAEELGFKKEDIFILSSGNVLELDEKGAEITGQVPVGSILVDGLGVGDVGNIVLRDRQHLAEDGIIIVVMTLESGSGQVLAGPDIVSRGFVYVRGAESLMDEAKKVLDGAMEYCMERNITDWGKIKTEIKDELGEFVWKKTKRRPMIMPIIMEV
- a CDS encoding YlbF family regulator, which codes for MDRIIEKNLEALVYAVKNSPEYAEYQRIRELVHADPEKEKAIHEFRRRNFELHMRRDVDLFTETDRLEREFAPLRAEPYVNEYLAAELAVCRMVQHINYRLMEEIEFDLGFE